Proteins encoded by one window of Inmirania thermothiophila:
- the imuA gene encoding translesion DNA synthesis-associated protein ImuA — MNSMPVERLIAEGRVWRGRQGLPAGRALASGWPPLDALLPGGGWPQGGVVEILPAAPGIGELGLLMPALAAIAAWGRPLLWIGPPRLPYPPALAACGIAPGRSLLVRAEGREALWAAEQALRCEDCGAVLLWPGCVGPREARRLQLAAEEGGTPCFTHLPPDHPPTPAALRLLLRPAGNGLEVRIARCRGRWPAGPVVLERRGALA, encoded by the coding sequence ATGAACAGTATGCCGGTGGAGCGACTCATCGCCGAGGGGCGGGTCTGGCGGGGACGGCAGGGCCTCCCGGCGGGGCGTGCCCTGGCCAGCGGCTGGCCGCCCCTCGATGCCCTTCTGCCGGGCGGCGGCTGGCCGCAGGGCGGGGTGGTGGAGATCCTCCCCGCGGCCCCCGGCATCGGCGAGCTCGGCCTGCTGATGCCGGCGCTCGCCGCCATCGCGGCGTGGGGCCGGCCCCTCCTCTGGATCGGACCGCCCCGCCTCCCCTATCCCCCGGCCCTGGCGGCCTGCGGCATCGCCCCGGGGCGCAGCCTCCTCGTCCGGGCCGAGGGGCGGGAGGCCCTGTGGGCGGCGGAGCAGGCGCTGCGCTGCGAGGACTGCGGCGCGGTCCTCCTGTGGCCGGGGTGCGTGGGGCCGCGCGAGGCGCGGCGGCTGCAGCTCGCCGCCGAGGAAGGGGGCACCCCCTGCTTCACGCATCTGCCCCCGGACCACCCGCCGACGCCGGCGGCGCTGCGCCTGCTCCTGCGCCCCGCCGGCAACGGGCTCGAGGTGCGCATCGCGCGCTGCCGCGGCCGCTGGCCGGCAGGCCCCGTGGTGCTGGAGCGGCGCGGTGCTCTGGCTTAG
- a CDS encoding DsrE/DsrF/DrsH-like family protein, which yields MDGKPLYILLCSGEHEKVQMAAMMASVAAVSGRPAQVFVSMNAVPVFERDRSPEERYQGGTFSRLMLEKKAPDAIELFQQGKMLGEMQMYACSMALDVLGWELDRLVPDLFDGALGLTKFLSDAEQGELITL from the coding sequence ATGGACGGCAAGCCCCTCTACATCCTCCTCTGCTCCGGCGAGCACGAAAAGGTGCAGATGGCCGCCATGATGGCCTCTGTGGCCGCGGTCTCCGGCCGTCCCGCGCAGGTCTTCGTGAGCATGAACGCGGTCCCGGTCTTCGAGCGCGACCGCAGCCCCGAGGAGCGCTACCAGGGCGGGACCTTCTCGCGCCTGATGCTGGAGAAGAAGGCGCCGGACGCCATCGAGCTCTTCCAGCAGGGCAAGATGCTCGGGGAGATGCAGATGTATGCCTGCTCCATGGCCCTCGACGTGCTGGGCTGGGAGCTGGACCGCCTGGTGCCGGATCTGTTCGACGGCGCGCTGGGCCTGACCAAGTTCCTGAGCGACGCCGAGCAGGGCGAGCTCATCACCCTGTGA
- a CDS encoding Y-family DNA polymerase, with translation MLWLSLHLPRLALEVAARGAGEEGPLVVVEGEGGRGRVLARNRAAARTGIRPGMSLAAAWALAPGLLVRPRDPRAEADARRRLAAWCLQFTPRVSLETEAAMVLLEIGGCLRIWGGLEGLLGRVRGGAAALGYRVRIGVAPTPAAAEALARLGTEPPVLHRRLLPARLAPLPLGCLGLPEGAVAALRGLGVRDLRGCLRLPRDGLARRIGPAAVHHLDRLLGRAPDPRAPYEPPPAYHGEIELPAETADVEALRFALRRLLGELCGLLRGRALGVREIGLALCHREGEPTRLRVGLATPGRDPAHLEGVVRAHLHRLRLDRPVCALALGCTALEPLPERSGDLLAPPRRGDAGWPVLLDRLTARLGPGAVQVLGPAADHRPERAWRLLPPEAGPSEDDGEEARPRAPRPLWLLPRPAALPAGADRLPRGWRLRRGPERIESGWWDGGDIARDYYLAENGAGSRGWVFRDRRSGRWYLHGLFA, from the coding sequence GTGCTCTGGCTTAGCCTCCACCTGCCCCGTCTCGCCCTCGAGGTGGCCGCGCGCGGCGCCGGCGAGGAGGGCCCCCTGGTGGTGGTGGAAGGCGAGGGCGGCCGTGGCCGGGTCCTCGCCCGCAACCGCGCTGCCGCCCGCACCGGGATCCGCCCCGGGATGTCCCTGGCCGCGGCCTGGGCCCTCGCCCCCGGGCTCCTCGTGCGCCCGCGCGATCCACGGGCGGAGGCGGACGCCCGCCGCCGCCTCGCCGCCTGGTGCCTGCAGTTCACCCCCCGGGTGAGCCTGGAGACCGAGGCGGCCATGGTGCTGCTGGAGATCGGCGGCTGCCTCCGCATCTGGGGCGGTCTCGAGGGGCTGCTCGGGCGCGTCCGCGGGGGCGCGGCCGCCCTCGGCTACCGGGTCCGCATCGGCGTCGCCCCCACGCCGGCGGCGGCCGAGGCCCTGGCCCGCCTCGGCACCGAGCCCCCGGTCCTGCACCGGCGGCTCCTGCCTGCGCGCCTCGCCCCCCTCCCCCTGGGCTGCCTCGGCCTGCCGGAGGGGGCCGTGGCGGCGCTGCGCGGGCTCGGCGTGCGCGACCTGCGCGGCTGCCTGCGGCTGCCGCGCGACGGCCTTGCCCGCCGCATCGGCCCCGCGGCCGTGCACCATCTCGACCGCCTCCTGGGGCGGGCCCCCGACCCGCGCGCCCCCTACGAGCCCCCGCCCGCCTACCACGGCGAGATCGAGCTGCCCGCCGAGACGGCCGATGTGGAGGCCCTGCGCTTCGCCCTGCGGCGCCTGCTGGGCGAGCTCTGCGGCCTGCTGCGCGGACGCGCCCTCGGGGTGCGCGAGATCGGTCTCGCCCTCTGCCACCGCGAGGGTGAACCGACCCGCCTGCGCGTCGGCCTCGCCACCCCCGGGAGGGATCCCGCCCACCTCGAGGGCGTGGTGCGCGCGCATCTGCACCGGCTCCGCCTCGACCGTCCGGTGTGCGCCCTGGCGCTGGGCTGCACCGCCCTGGAGCCGCTGCCGGAGCGCAGCGGCGATCTCCTCGCGCCGCCGCGGCGGGGGGACGCCGGGTGGCCCGTCCTCCTCGACCGCCTCACCGCCCGCCTCGGCCCCGGGGCGGTGCAGGTCCTGGGGCCTGCGGCGGATCATCGCCCCGAGCGGGCCTGGCGGCTCCTGCCCCCGGAGGCCGGCCCTTCGGAGGATGACGGGGAGGAGGCGCGCCCGCGGGCGCCCCGTCCCCTGTGGCTGCTGCCCCGGCCCGCGGCGCTTCCCGCCGGCGCCGACCGCCTGCCTCGGGGCTGGCGCCTGCGGCGCGGCCCGGAGCGGATCGAGAGCGGCTGGTGGGACGGCGGCGACATCGCCCGCGACTACTACCTCGCCGAGAACGGGGCCGGCAGCCGCGGCTGGGTCTTCCGCGACCGCCGCAGCGGCCGCTGGTACCTGCACGGCCTCTTCGCCTGA
- a CDS encoding sulfurtransferase TusA family protein has product MGQRQTIDARGAFCPGPLMELIAAIKLAEVGDEIEVLSSDKGSANDIPEWVAKVGHRLVGIEEKDGYWSIVVEKTK; this is encoded by the coding sequence ATGGGACAGCGACAGACCATCGACGCCCGCGGGGCCTTCTGCCCCGGTCCCCTGATGGAGCTCATCGCCGCCATCAAGCTGGCCGAGGTGGGTGACGAGATCGAGGTCCTCTCCTCCGACAAGGGCTCGGCCAACGACATCCCCGAGTGGGTGGCCAAGGTGGGCCACAGGCTCGTGGGCATCGAGGAGAAGGACGGCTACTGGAGCATCGTGGTCGAGAAGACGAAGTAG
- a CDS encoding NAD(P)/FAD-dependent oxidoreductase, which translates to MAKTVLIVGGGLAGTIVANGLARQLAPELRSGAVNITVLGATDTHMYQPGLLYVPFGRIRESELFRPEREVLNRLVHFFVDPATRIDVEGKKVTTESGKTYGYDYLVIATGSRIMPQNIPGMAEGAHWFYDLDGARKLRDALAEFEGGKVVVNVNAPHKCPVAPLEVVFMLREFLAAKGVLDKTEITYTYPIGRLHALEPVANWAKPEFDRLGVKYETFFNTKEVDPEKKTITSEEGVTLPYDLLITIPPHQGAQVIDDSGLGKGGWVPTNPKTLHREGSTDVFVVGDTTNIPISKAGSTAHFEADTVIDNITSLIKEGRWARNYDGKVFCFVETGLDTGTYVWFNYTTPPNPGPPSRMIHWFKLAYNRLYWLSARGLL; encoded by the coding sequence ATGGCCAAGACCGTCCTCATCGTCGGCGGGGGACTCGCCGGCACCATCGTCGCCAACGGCCTCGCCCGCCAGCTCGCCCCGGAGCTGCGCTCGGGCGCGGTCAACATCACCGTCCTCGGCGCCACCGACACCCACATGTACCAGCCGGGGCTGCTCTACGTCCCCTTCGGCCGCATCCGCGAGTCGGAGCTCTTCCGTCCGGAGCGCGAGGTCCTCAACCGCCTCGTGCACTTCTTCGTCGATCCCGCGACCCGCATCGACGTCGAGGGCAAGAAGGTCACCACCGAGTCCGGCAAGACCTACGGCTACGACTACCTGGTCATCGCCACCGGCTCGCGCATCATGCCCCAGAACATCCCCGGCATGGCCGAGGGCGCGCACTGGTTCTACGACCTCGACGGTGCGCGCAAGCTGCGTGATGCGCTGGCCGAATTCGAGGGCGGCAAGGTGGTGGTCAACGTCAACGCCCCCCACAAGTGCCCGGTGGCGCCGCTGGAGGTGGTCTTCATGCTGCGCGAGTTCCTGGCCGCCAAGGGGGTGCTGGACAAGACCGAGATCACCTACACCTACCCCATCGGGCGGCTGCACGCCCTCGAGCCCGTCGCCAACTGGGCCAAGCCCGAGTTCGACCGCCTCGGGGTGAAGTACGAGACCTTCTTCAACACCAAGGAGGTGGATCCGGAGAAGAAGACCATCACCTCCGAGGAGGGGGTCACCCTGCCCTACGACCTGCTCATCACCATCCCGCCCCACCAGGGCGCGCAGGTGATCGACGACTCCGGTCTCGGCAAGGGCGGCTGGGTCCCGACCAACCCGAAGACCCTGCACCGCGAGGGCTCCACCGACGTCTTCGTGGTGGGCGACACCACCAACATCCCCATCTCCAAGGCCGGCTCCACCGCCCACTTCGAGGCCGACACCGTCATCGACAACATCACCTCCCTGATCAAGGAGGGGCGCTGGGCGCGCAACTACGACGGCAAGGTCTTCTGCTTCGTGGAGACCGGCCTCGACACCGGCACCTACGTCTGGTTCAACTACACCACCCCGCCGAACCCGGGGCCGCCCTCGCGGATGATCCACTGGTTCAAGCTCGCCTACAACCGGCTCTACTGGCTCTCGGCCCGCGGCCTGCTGTGA
- a CDS encoding PqqD family protein yields MPAERWVRRADIAVEAVGEALYLVDDAGGRIHRLDPVGAAVWRLLERPVGAAEIAAVLAEAFPEAGRARIEGDVAALLRRLAEEGLVRPASEAG; encoded by the coding sequence GTGCCGGCTGAGCGGTGGGTACGGCGTGCGGACATCGCCGTGGAGGCGGTGGGGGAGGCCCTCTATCTGGTGGACGACGCCGGCGGGCGCATCCACCGGCTCGACCCCGTGGGGGCGGCGGTGTGGCGGCTGCTGGAGAGGCCCGTGGGCGCGGCCGAGATCGCGGCGGTGCTGGCCGAGGCCTTCCCGGAGGCGGGGCGGGCGCGCATCGAGGGCGACGTGGCGGCCCTGCTGCGGCGGCTGGCCGAGGAGGGGCTGGTCCGGCCGGCCTCGGAGGCAGGCTGA
- the lexA gene encoding transcriptional repressor LexA has protein sequence MPAEPLTRRQREVLAYIRAHIEREGMPPTRAEIAQALGFRSANAAAEHLRALARKGAIELVAGASRGIRLREGPGIPVVGRVAAGVPILAAEHVEDRVLLDPRLFQPRADYLLRVRGMSMRDAGILDGDLLAVHRTPEARDGQIVVARLGDEVTVKRLRREVGRIVLLSENPDFPPIVVDPRRERLEIEGVGVGVVRGGRPL, from the coding sequence ATGCCTGCAGAGCCGCTCACGCGCCGCCAGCGCGAGGTCCTGGCCTACATCCGCGCCCACATCGAGCGTGAGGGGATGCCGCCGACGCGGGCCGAGATCGCGCAGGCCCTCGGCTTCCGCTCCGCCAACGCCGCCGCCGAGCACCTGCGGGCCCTCGCCCGCAAGGGCGCCATCGAGCTCGTCGCCGGCGCCTCCCGCGGGATCCGCCTCCGCGAGGGGCCGGGCATCCCGGTGGTGGGCCGCGTCGCCGCCGGCGTGCCGATCCTCGCGGCCGAGCACGTGGAGGACCGGGTCCTGCTCGACCCCCGCCTCTTCCAGCCCCGTGCCGACTATCTCCTGCGGGTGCGCGGCATGAGCATGCGCGACGCCGGCATCCTCGACGGCGACCTCCTCGCCGTGCACCGCACCCCCGAAGCCCGCGACGGCCAGATCGTGGTCGCCCGCCTCGGCGACGAGGTCACGGTCAAGCGCCTGCGGCGCGAGGTCGGGCGCATCGTGCTCCTCTCCGAGAACCCCGACTTCCCGCCCATCGTCGTCGACCCCCGCCGGGAGCGGCTGGAGATCGAGGGCGTCGGCGTCGGCGTCGTCCGCGGCGGCCGCCCCCTCTGA